From Megalops cyprinoides isolate fMegCyp1 chromosome 18, fMegCyp1.pri, whole genome shotgun sequence, one genomic window encodes:
- the LOC118793143 gene encoding astrocytic phosphoprotein PEA-15 — MSEYSSLLSDLAENITPEDLDQLKSACKEDIPENQSNTITCSKEWFSYLEKNQKLAQDNLSYIEHIFEISRRPDLLTRVIEYRTTVLKISEDDEIDTKLTRIPSAKKYKDIIRQPSEDEIIKLAPPPKKV; from the exons ATGTCTGAGTACAGCTCCCTGCTCAGCGACCTGGCAGAGAACATCACCCCAGAGGACCTGGACCAGCTGAAGTCTGCCTGTAAGGAGGACATCCCTGAGAACCAGAGCAACACCATCACCTGCTCCAAGGAGTGGTTCAGCTACCTGGAGAAGAACCAAAAACTGgcacagg ATAACCTGTCCTACATCGAGCACATCTTCGAGATCTCGCGACGCCCTGACCTCCTGACCCGGGTCATTGAGTACCGTACCACCGTGCTGAAAATCTCTGAGGATGATGAGATCGACACCAAACTCACCCGTATCCCCTCCGCTAAGAAGTACAAAG ATATAATCCGCCAGCCCTCTGAGGACGAGATCATCAAGCTGGCCCCGCCTCCCAAGAAAGTGTGA